From a single Natronorubrum tibetense GA33 genomic region:
- a CDS encoding DUF7344 domain-containing protein translates to MVNHDDVFDALAASHRRQLLVELLSSPQHVPEPSGISREVAEADENLLQRYLSSSRTIAKVDEYSVSMHHIHLPKLAEYGFIGWDLDHNLVAQGPRFDEIKPHLRLLAEHEDGRRTNGPVVTHRR, encoded by the coding sequence ATGGTCAATCATGATGACGTATTTGACGCACTGGCGGCCAGCCACCGACGACAGTTACTAGTAGAGCTACTCTCCAGCCCCCAACACGTCCCAGAACCGTCTGGTATTTCCCGAGAGGTTGCAGAAGCGGACGAAAACCTCCTTCAGAGATATCTATCCAGTTCTCGAACGATTGCAAAAGTGGACGAATATTCGGTCAGTATGCACCATATTCACCTTCCTAAATTGGCAGAGTATGGATTCATCGGGTGGGATTTAGATCACAATCTCGTAGCACAAGGACCCCGTTTTGACGAGATAAAACCTCATCTCAGACTATTGGCTGAACACGAGGATGGTCGCCGCACAAACGGTCCCGTCGTAACCCATCGTAGGTGA
- a CDS encoding C45 family autoproteolytic acyltransferase/hydolase: MDDTAVDTTAYTDLVAGSTSFPEQARRRGDTEREAVEWAIDELESIVDEQGGNLEPLLEYARRSRESLPERHLRAYEAMAETFDVDPEVYDVYVFAYSELCEELADGSGRSEKNPKGCTNALAAPPKVESDGGFDTDSAETTADPCASDAGPLVLKNRDIAGRGTRPKSIIEQPPIDDYYGFLTVDTCGTISTFKGVNDQGLVAANTFIDSKRDDVDPEDQLRNGTVIRMILEECATVDEARELLESHPTRHLCGQTLFLVDATDTSLLEVDPVAERIVVDDDPVVTRTNHFVNGESTQTESSTERRERSLELLEGADRLDRDDLWNFAQDHANGPGDDSICRHPELETDEPHAFGQLTTASTAIFEGGSPVIEVAMGNPCKTERTRCAFGDKVPTDLRTGHRCLDRLH, encoded by the coding sequence ATGGACGATACAGCCGTCGACACGACCGCCTACACCGATCTTGTCGCCGGGTCTACTAGTTTTCCCGAGCAGGCACGCCGCCGCGGCGACACCGAACGCGAGGCCGTCGAGTGGGCGATCGACGAACTCGAGTCGATCGTCGACGAGCAGGGGGGTAACTTAGAGCCGCTGCTCGAGTACGCCCGACGGAGCCGCGAGAGTCTCCCCGAGCGCCACCTGCGCGCCTACGAGGCGATGGCCGAGACGTTCGACGTCGATCCCGAGGTCTACGATGTCTACGTCTTCGCCTATTCGGAACTCTGCGAGGAACTGGCCGACGGATCAGGCCGCTCCGAGAAGAACCCGAAGGGGTGTACGAACGCGCTCGCCGCGCCGCCGAAAGTCGAGTCCGACGGCGGCTTCGACACCGATAGCGCCGAGACGACCGCCGACCCGTGCGCCAGCGATGCCGGGCCGCTCGTGCTCAAAAACCGAGATATCGCGGGCCGCGGAACCCGTCCGAAGTCGATCATCGAACAGCCGCCGATCGACGACTACTACGGCTTCCTGACGGTCGATACCTGCGGGACGATTTCGACCTTCAAAGGCGTCAACGATCAGGGCCTGGTCGCGGCCAACACGTTCATCGACAGCAAACGCGACGACGTCGATCCGGAAGACCAACTCCGAAACGGGACCGTCATCCGGATGATTCTCGAGGAGTGTGCCACCGTCGACGAGGCTCGAGAACTGCTCGAGTCCCACCCGACGCGTCATCTCTGCGGCCAGACGCTGTTTCTCGTGGACGCGACCGACACCTCCCTGCTCGAGGTCGACCCGGTGGCCGAGCGAATCGTCGTCGACGACGATCCCGTCGTGACCAGAACGAACCACTTCGTGAACGGCGAGTCGACGCAGACGGAGAGTTCGACGGAGCGACGCGAACGGTCGCTCGAGTTGCTCGAGGGCGCGGACCGACTCGACCGTGACGACCTGTGGAACTTCGCGCAGGATCACGCGAACGGCCCCGGCGACGACTCGATCTGTCGCCATCCGGAGCTCGAGACGGACGAACCGCACGCGTTCGGGCAGTTGACGACGGCGAGCACGGCGATATTCGAGGGTGGCTCGCCGGTGATTGAGGTTGCGATGGGCAACCCCTGCAAGACGGAGCGCACGCGGTGTGCGTTCGGCGACAAAGTCCCAACCGACCTTCGGACCGGCCACCGGTGCCTCGATCGGCTGCACTGA